In Salmo salar chromosome ssa14, Ssal_v3.1, whole genome shotgun sequence, the sequence ATTTTTGGCATCAAAGATTGTGAAAAATGTCTTCAAGGATCACACCTTTGATCACACATGGGATAAAAATGATGGGAATTGGACTTTCACTCAATTTTGATGGATAGTGCAAGCGTATTGCCTAATGTCAAAGCAGTGTAATGTACTACAATGTACAGAACTGTAGCATATTACATTGAATGGGCAATTTAGAAAAATGTATCTTGCATTTTTTGCTATTGGATGAACTGGTTGTTAAAACAACTCATTTAAGAAGATATCATTATGTAGTCTTTTTGTGATTAAATCAATGTTCTCATGATATTTCACAGTAAATGTATATTTTGGATCAATGATTGTGTGGTGAAATATGTCTCCAAAATGAATGTACAACAAAAGGTTTTGAATATAAGACTGGCTGCGTTACTAGTgttattacagtgagggaaaaaagtatttgatcccctgctgattttgtacgtttgcccactgacaaagaaatgatcagtctataattttaatggtaggtttatttgaacagtgagagacagaataacaacaacataaatccataaaaacgcatgtcaaaaatgttataaattgatttgcattttaatgagggaaataagtatttgaccccctctcaatcagaaagatttctggctcccaggtgtcttttatacaggtaacgagctgagattaggagcatactcttaaagggagtgctcctaatctcagtttgttacctgtataaaatacacctgtccactgaagcaatcaatcaatcagattccaaactcttcaccatggccaagaccaaagagctctccaaggatgtcagggacaagattgtagacctacacaaggctgaaatgggctacaagacagcttggtgagaaggtgacaacatttggtgtgattattcgcaaatggaagaaacacaaaagaactgtcaatctccctcggcctgggactccatgcaagatctcacctcgtggagttgcaatgatgatgagaacggtgaggaatcagcccagaactacacggaaggatcttgtcaatgatctcaaggcagctgggaccatagtcaccaagaaaacaattggtaacacactatgccatgtaggactgaaatcctgcagcacccgcaaggtccccctattCAAGAAAGCATATAAACAATCCCGTCTGGAGATTGCAAacaaacatctgaatgattcagaggacaactgggtgaaagtgttgtggtcaaaatggagctctttggcatcaactcaactcgccgtgtttggaggaggaggaatgctgcctatgaccccaagaacaccatccccaccatcaaacatggaggtggaaacattatgctttgggggtgtttttctgataaggggacaggacaacttcaccgcatcaaagggacgatggacgggaccATGTACCgtgaaatcttgggtgagaacctccatccctcagccagggcattgaaaatgggttgtggatgggtattccagcatgacaatgacccaaaacacacggccaaggcaacaaaggagtggctcaagaagaagcacattaaggtcctggagtggcctagccagtctccagaccataatcccatagaaaatctgtggagggagctgaaggttcgagttgccaaacgtcagcctcgaaaccttaatgacttggagaagatctgcaaagaggagtgggacaaaatccctcctgagatgtctgtaaacctggtggccaactacaacaaacgtctgacctctgtgattgccaacaagggttttgccaccaagtactaagttatgttttgcagaggggtcaaatacttatttccctcattaaaatgcaaatcaatttctaacatgtttgacatgcgtttttatggatttttgttgttgttattctgtctctcactgttcaaataaacctaccattaaaattatagactgatcatttctttgtcagtgggcaaacgtacaaaatcagcaggggatcaaatacttttttccctcactgtatatagtttggagttttgtactaagagttttgaaaattcaccacatacttgtgaaaatggcACCAAAGCCATTGGGGGGGAAAAATGTAGTCAGCAGGAtacatgttttgtatttctattctTCCTCTCAATGCAAGCAGCAGGTGCTTGTGGCATACCACATTGAGCTCTTCATTGAGTAGGCCTTGCCATTCTATACTCCTCTATCGGATGTCACACTGGGTGACTCAGAGCTTTTCTCTCAGGATTTCAGTAATCCTGACAGTCCCCTGCAACAACGAGAGCTATTTTCCCAATTAAAAGAATGCCAAGCGCAACGTCTCTGTGTTACCAATCCACTTGGCATGTGTTACTAAAATAGTGGCTGCCATGGTCAGCTCAAAAGACAGCTATAATCGAATTAGCTAAATTACTTCATTACAAATGATGTGCCAGACCAGTCGTATATGGTCGCCTTCAAGAACATTGTGCTAAACAGCGCGTTGGAAGTTATTCGCATTGCGCTGCATTTTTTTTAATGTGTTTTGAATAGTTATGTGGTTTGAATAAGATAGTAGCCTAACTGTACAAAATCGAGTCTCATTTGTCGTACCATGAAAACATGTATCATAAAATTACAGTGAAAATGTTGTTTTTCATCCAAACTAGGCCGAATTGATAAGATAAATACTCCTAACTGGTCTTATTAAGCACTTTTAAACATATAGCACATGCCTTAATGCAGAGGAAAGTGGGGTAAATTTAGCCATTTTTTACATTCCGCATAACTCCGTCAAGGGAATATGGGGTGTTTCTCAAAATGTATACTACTGTACAACCACGCAAATTTGAGCACGGGAGGGTCAAAGTAtgagtccaaatcaaagtatgCGAAACGGAGCACGGAGGGAACTTCTCGAATGTGTACTCCCCCGTTTGCCTGTTAAACTATCTGGTTAGCTACATTATTACGCTTCACATATAGCTAGCTGAAGGTTATGAAGTAAAACGGTTgttttgtgtatatcttgtttcaTCTCTTTCCATTGTTGTCCTGGCTCGAAGACGGTTCACGAAATGGGTAAATCCATAGTACgtcaatagggctaactggctagctagctagccacgaaTAATTGGTACTATAGCTACCAGCGGAAAATGTACATTTACCTTGCATAACATTAGTTTAAGGTCATTTTTTCCTGTTTTACTAGCTGGCTGGCTATATTATTATGTTAGATTATTACAATTCGCAtatctagctgataattatgaagttTTTTTATGCATATCTTGTTTTGTCTATTGTTGCCATTGCcctggctggaagaaggttcagtgGAAGCGTCAGGTTAAACAGTAAGTGGAGTCCGAGTGCTTCTCAAATGTATTGCTTTATGCATTCtccacactctcgtcctcacAAGAACTTACTCAAGAGGACGCGGTCGGAGAATGCACTCGGAGCATGAAAGTGTGGAGCACGGCTGTATTGAGAAACACCCATGGTGttatttctaacaaagatatcaacatatatttcaggatgttgagTATCCCTGTATATAATCATGTCAACCTTACGGTTTTGAGAACATAGTTTGTCCAAAAGAAGTGTCTCTTGGTATAACATAACTTAAATTGAGCATAGGGACAGGGTAAATTAAGCCAACTACAAAtgtctgtactgaatgaaatattaccaacaaaaaaaactttATATCCCGaataaaaaaacatgagctggcgcacacccagagaaaAGTATTttatgtagaggtgctgactaacggcgaaccATAAGCTATAAAAAGAAGGCGCAGtactgtcgaaacgttggtgatttacccaataaattactatGAGTTTATATATAGAGTGTGTGACTCTCATAGTTTTTTATTTTGATAGCTTATATCTTTATTTCCCAATCAaaattcaacacaatcacaatcgCTTTATTGTCTTTTAATCATTTTAAGCatattttaacacaggcttaacatCTAACAAACAAGTTGTACTTTTTAAAACACTTTTAACATTTGCCAGAACCTGTtcttacctcatatcccagcgataatgccttgcatcattcctgggaagaaaacacttacaTGTgttcaacttgccattggcttaatttaccccatggccattggctcaatttACTCCAAGGCAAAATGTtttactatattagcccacacaggcTACATGGCTGCACTTTCAGgataggtttaggacctcatattgaagcttatagagaccccaactgatgcacAGAACCATCTTtaaatgatctactttggtttagatgcaagcatcatgaaacctctaacacaataaatgAATTGGAGTTGGTGATAATCCGTTTTTTTGGACCTAATTTggttaccactttttccatgtagtTTCTTCCTTCaaggactccatgaaatgatgacctattcataaatatttggtcaaatgatacattttgtgtatggtttcaaAGGTGGTTCAATTTACCCCATGGCTCAATTTACCCAACGGTCCCATATATATAATCTCGTCCCCAGCCTGTTCTCTTGAGTCTAGGCAGGGGTTAATTGATGTATGGCTCGTTCCAAATACGCAGTTTGCGCGGATCAGcggtggtgggagggagggagggagtttccaattcttgtttaaaaaaaaaaaaaaaagctattaAGTAATCGGATTAAAGGGGTTCTGGTTCAAATAGGAGGCCTGGACAGAAGTCGTGCATTCCGTCGCAAGTAAACAGCGATATCGGATCTCCTTTGCCCATTTCACTGGAAGTAAGGAAACTAGAAACACAGCCAATATGCCAGTTGATCTGAATGGGTATTGGAAAATGATCTCAAATAACAACTTCGAGGAGTACTTAAAGGCCCTCGGTGAGTTGTTACAGCATTTTGGGGGGATGATTAGTTTAAGGGGGACTCAAAACTTCAGTCAAATGGATGATGCGCAAGGATACTGCTGGACCACTGCGCCCTGGGTCAATATTGAGCTCTAGGCATTAATATACCTAGCTAATGTTATGGAATTTAGTATATTTCAAAAGTATGTTTATTGGCGCACAGGTGTAGATACTGACATATTGCTTGTGTCATTTAAAATAATGGTTTTGAAAGTGCTGCAAATTTAGAAAGTATCCCAAAAAATAGCGAGATTCCTGGTATTAGATCCAGTTATGACCTATACAGAAACAGAGGTTATGAAAGTGATGTTAGGCTATAGATGACTGTAGCCTTCCTGCTCCTCagtgttaatctctctctctttcctttttttGGGGACCCATCACACAGATGTAAATGTTGCCATTAGGAAAATTGCCACCTTGTTGAAGCCTGACAAAGACATCAGTCACGACGGTGACCACATAGTCATCAAGACCCTCAGTACCTTTAAGAACTACAACATGGATTTCCATGTTGGCAAGGAGTTTGAAGAGGATCTGTCAGGGGTGGATGACAGGAAATGCATGGTGAGTTGACAACAACATTTCCATCACACattcagttgttgttttttaaaagGCTATCCAAAACGTATTTCTGGAGACTAGAGATACGGAACAAGGATTCATTTTGATGTTTCAGGAGTGGTTTGTCATATTCCCTCTAGTGTGAGATCCCAAATGGCAGGCCTTATGTGTGCTCATCAATATTTGATTGAGGTACCACTGCGAACACAAGGGGCCTTGAGTTGAGACTAAGGGGGAAGCAGTAGATTGCTACATTAGAGAAGACACTGGTGTCCTTGAAAACATATAAGGGCTTTTCACACTAACTGAGGCGAAACCTAGCTGCACTGTGCTTGCCTAGTTGGGCATCCACCGTAGTTGCTGGAACTGCTgaaaaggacaatgtgaaaactAAATATCCAAGCTATCACAATACAATTTGGCTCTGCCCTGTAGTGGGAATCAGGCAATAGAGGACAAGTTGAGAAGGTTAGGAGATCTGAGAAAAACTTGGATGATACAATTTTAATTCTGATTAGATTTTTTTCCTGGGACCTGATTAGGATCTGCATATTTttctccccccaaaaaagaacaGCCCTTGTAAGCCTGTAGGCTGATTTCTTTCCAAGCCCATTAACCATTACCTTGTAGGCTGCTGCAAGTACCATCAGGGAATGAAAGTCCGTCATTGGCCACTGGGCCAACTATATTCTGTATTGTTGTAACTTACCATTTGTGAGACTTTGCTATACCTATAACTTTACTATACCTTTATGACTATTTATACAGTTGAATCCTAACTTGTTTATGTCATGAAAGCGCTGGTGTGTATAATATATGGGAATTATTGAAATATACTTTATAGTCCTTATTACTTAAAGGAAAACTGGacccaaaaactatattttggtatttgtttcattagtccattgttgacatagtcccaaaaagtttttaagatatgtaactttcaaaatacagaaatcctaCACTGATGCATTTTGCATGATGCTAAACGTAgtatcatatgatgcaaaatgcatcataatgGAGATAATTTCTgttttttgaaagttacatatcttgaaaactttttggaactatgtcaacaatggactaatgaaacaaataccaaaagatagagTTTTCCTTTAACACTAGGAGAACACTCCTTTGTTGGTATGAATATGAACTGGCATTAGGTCGTGTGTTGAAGATGCTGATGAGTAGAGTAGTTAATCTCAAAATGGATTACTCTCTGTTGAGTAGCTGGTGACTTCAACAACATGGGAGGAAGATCTCATTGAAGTCCTCTAGCATATTGTTTTCTCCATCATAAACTGAACAAATTAGAACACTATTTTGCTATGCTGAGaaaagaaaagtgtgtgtgtgtgtgtgtgtgtgtgtgtgtgtgtgtgtgtgtgtgtgtgtgggggggtggagcCTCTTCCTATCTCAGGGAGGGGACAatctggtgtttgtgtgtgtgtgtgtgtgtgtgtgtagaccacTATCTCATGGGAGGGAGACAATCTGGTGTGTGTgcagaagggagagaaagaaggaagagGCTGGACCCATTGGGTGGAGGGGGATGAGCTTCATCTGGTAAGAGAACACATTCATTCATGGCATTTGAATGCAAGTCTTCTTCCTCAGTTCCTGATTTCACTTTTTGTCACAACAGATCTCAGATCAGATGAACATGTAAGACAATAAATAGCAGAGATGAAAAACATTTATTCAAAGCTTTTGTGAAAATATAGCTGGTTTATGGCTTTGGTAACCTCACAAACAAGATTTTAACTAAGTGTGGACCACCAGGGCAAATACTCCATGACAAAATTCCTCCACTTTGTGGATAGAATTGGAGTTTAGGGAGCCTCAATAAAATAGTCTCTTTGTAGTGCACCTCTAGTGTACCCATACATAAACATTAGCAAATCTACTGACCTCGACAATGACTACCGTATGACCACTTTCATTACCTCGTCATTATGGATTTTCATTGCTATGATTATTGTCATCAAAGCTGAGTAAAAGGCATCTGACTGCCAAATAATTTAGTCAAAGTGATTCTAACAGATGTTCGCAATTAGTAGCCATGAAATTATTCATTAGCAGAGTGGCTCCCTGGAGTGACTTAGCCCAGGAACACTGAACAGCAGCTGCCTCTGCTGGTTAAAAATATAACTGCAAGTACGTGTGCTTTGCCTTTGGTTTTCTCCATAGAAGAGATTGATTACTGTGAACATTTTTGACATCTTCACAGCTGTTTACCTCAATTAATGATGATAGGGGGgtatacaaaaacaaataaataattaatCAATGGGATTTATTAAAAATCCTGTTTAATCTCTCGATGGAACATCATTTTACCTTCTGTTCACTCTGCAGGAGCTGAGAGCTTGTGGAGCTGTGTGCAAGCAGGTCTTCAAGAAAACCTAAACCAGCACTGGAACCACAGAATGGCTCCCCCTACCTGAGAGCtcaagagagacacagacacaaaccaaCCCTGTGACAAAAAACCCTCTAATGCACTCATCCactcatccatccacccatccatccatccatccttcctttcATCAATCTTTTCACATTTCATTCCATCATTCAAACTATCCACGACAGGGGTGACGTATCTGTCGATCACTTGTACTGTAACTCTGTCTCAGGGTGAAAGCTCCTTTGAGTGACATGTTATAGGTGTGTGGATACATTAACACTGTAGTACGTGTAGTAGGCTTTGTGATTAGTGCCTCAATCTCTAATTGTGCCCTGAGTTGACAACTGGGGGTGAACTTGACCAGTAGGAAGGAGGGTTTCAGTAGAGTGAAAAGGAAAATGAGGGTGAGAGAGGtaaaaaatgaaaatgaaatggagAGGCAGCAGAAGATGTGACAGATAGCCACCTGCAGCTGTCATCATCGCAGTCTTAGTAGAAACATTTACAAGTACTAACGTGTTCAGGAAAGGACAGCAACTTTGTCTGTGTTTTTCCTCAATTCATGTGGGAGTGTCCCCTTGATAGGAAAAAATCACTCAATAAATGAATCTCAACAATGTGGTCTGTCTGTGAGAGTTTTTGTCTGTGAGAAAGCAAACAGAAATGCTTGTCTCGCATGTGTTTATTTCACCAATGTAAAGTCAACTAATATTTGGGCCATGAGAGAAGCAGCAAAATTCATTCAAAaacattatttgtatttttaaattgtaacgaccctgggtttataagcgcagaAATCGACTGCTGCTCGATCATGGTTTTgctgcacagtcgatagcgcgctggacttcgggcaaGAAGGTCAAGGGTTCGcaacctgctccctgctgtttcattacaatataaAAAATCTGTAAGTAAAGaatacaaataaatgtaaaaagatGCTGTGATCATGTAACCAGGAAAAcaataaaatataataaataattGATTTACAatatgtgacgaccctcccactgtctgccgaattctttctctttgctcttgttttcctgaATAGGATGTCGGTGGACGGAGCTTGGAGGGTCATCAGTGAAATGGGACACACAAGGGTTCGTGTGTCCCGGGATAGATGCActtcttccccattcattgagaagacgctctccatgcagacactgaTAGATTTTGGTTTGTATTTTTTTGCTGGCCGTTTTGTTTGTTTACTTTGGCACCTTTCagcacccctcattatcacatttatgcacgcaaacactcacttacattactgactacacacaccattgttaatttaAATTGAGtttacttcagttaataaatatattttgttattccttatctccacgttttctccctttttgttacgaaCTTTGAGCCGGTTTGTGACAaataagtgactccaaaatgacactacattatttatcatttatttctattgggcacaacataatttgaaacacaaccaaatgcatccaacaagccaCAAGATTGATGTATTCATTGCGTACTACAGATTCAGCCCATACCTGGCACGAACAAGGGACCTCTACCCTACTAGCGCACGTGATCGCCCTCCCTCGAGCGTTTTAGCCGATCGCACCACCTCAAGGAAAATATGCAAGTGGGTCACTTCAGGATTAGGAGTACATTTCACACATCCCCTTGTGCTACATTCCCCCCTCAAATTTACTCAGCCAAGAgcgtgcaaaactgtcatcaaggcaaagggtggctacgttgaagaatctcaaatataaaatatatttagatttaatacttttttggttacatgatttcatgtgttattgcagttttgatgtcttcactattattctgtaatgtagaaaatagtgaaaataaagaaaaacccttgaatgagtaggtgtgtccaaacttttgatttaaacgggcagattttgatggggatttttttttttttaatgttatttaGATTGACACACAGTAACGTTAATGTATTCTTAAGtctataaaaaaaactaaatgcatgaaatgaaatgtatgcattcactactgtaagtcgctctggataagagcttctgctaaatgactaaaatgtaaatgtaaatgttaaggaTTTGTCCAATAGCAGTCGTGTAGGCTATTGTTATACTCATCACAAACTGCTAAAGTGGTGGACTCGTTATCGATAGTGCTTTTTAACCGTGGTTCCGAGCCCACCTCTTATCGTGCTTCTATGTTGAGGATTCAAAACACATGTTTATTATAACGCATAAACTCTAAAACATTACAGGCCTGCATGTAAGCGTAACCTACATAAGAATATACTAATGACAGCCAAGTGTCTTCCTCGTTGTATTTTCAATCTGCAATACTGCCATCTGCAGGATGACAACGTGAATGCAAACTATTTCCACTGTTCAGTTTGGATCATCCTCCTTGAGTGAAATAACAGAGTATGTGACGGATGACTATAAAAATCTATATAAAACGTCAGCATACATTTAGATTTTacacatccatgtaatatagcctatgcAATATGATTATTTGGCAATAGAAGTGTGTATGCAAGGCTGAAATTCAATTCCTTTCTCATTTCAAGCTGTTGGCAGTAGACTTCGTCCCTTttcaacacaatacactacatgTAAATCAACATTTCAAAGGGCGGGAAAAAGTTGTAACCCTTGCCACAATCTGTGACAATTACATGAACTAGGCACTTTACACAGAGAGAAATTTGACCGGTCAGTCAAATACACGTGATAACCTAGTTCAGGGTTTCCCAACTGGTGGCCCGCTGTCCGAATTTTGCCCGGAGGTGATTTTATTTgtccccaagttttctgagcacaaACAAAATTacgtaatttttttaattttatggTTGGACATaaaaaaagactgtaaaaacaccagcaaatcagctccaagtgattttttaaatctgttccaaagtattcccacgcataataaagAGATATGTGATCATAtataaatgtaagcaaggtttgaaattatgttttagtcaaacatatctgtttgggcttcttgctgtTAATTTTCAGTCTACaatttatttgtaattatgttcaggCCCCCTTActatccactcaagaaaaaatcgacccgtggctgaatctagttgatgatccctggcctAGTTGTTTTGATGATCAGAAAGTGCTGTGTGGCAGGTATGTTAAATTAAGGACTACATCTACAATTTTAATTGGCTGCAAAAACTGTGCCAATATGTAATCACTTCATCTGATGGGACCAGCTACAATTTACAGTACGTGCAAGTAAATATAACATAAGAATTAGCTGATATGCGTGAGAACCTGTTTAACTTTAAACACTTGCTTAtcatttaaattacattttagacatttagcagatgctcttatccagagcgatttacagtagtgaatgcatacatttcatacattattatttattttttccaatctggtcccccgtgggaatcgaacctacaaccctggcgttgcaaacaccatgctctaccaactgagccacaagggaCCTGCTTACGTTCGCAAGTATGGCCCCCTTCTGTTTTCTATTAGCAGATATTGGATTTTCACAATTTGAACTTACTCAACCTGCATGCTCAAAGTTAAATAGTATTTTTTCATTCGATGAGTCTCATTCTGCCTATCTGTCTGccggtctatctctctctttgtgtgtgtgtgtgtgaattggcACTACTTACTGTATCTCCCGATAGGCCTCTTCTATGACCGCTCTTCGCATCCCATCACCCCTCCTGTCCCCCCAATAGCCATAGCACTCAACTACTTTATCAATAGTACTCTGCCCTCGGCCTTGGCTGTTATATAAAGAGACTGGGACACCGTGTACCTTCCCATTCTGATTCAGCCCAAAGTTCACCAGCCCACAGAACCAACATGCCTGCAGACTTCAATGGCAAATGGGAGTTGGAGAGCAGTGAGAACTTTGAGGATTACATGAAAGCACTGAGTAAGATCTTTCTTCATTATCTCTATGGATTACCACAATGGAA encodes:
- the LOC106568934 gene encoding retinol-binding protein 1 isoform X3, whose amino-acid sequence is MDVNVAIRKIATLLKPDKDISHDGDHIVIKTLSTFKNYNMDFHVGKEFEEDLSGVDDRKCMTTISWEGDNLVCVQKGEKEGRGWTHWVEGDELHLELRACGAVCKQVFKKT
- the LOC106568934 gene encoding retinol-binding protein 1 isoform X1, coding for MPVDLNGYWKMISNNNFEEYLKALDVNVAIRKIATLLKPDKDISHDGDHIVIKTLSTFKNYNMDFHVGKEFEEDLSGVDDRKCMTTISWEGDNLVCVQKGEKEGRGWTHWVEGDELHLELRACGAVCKQVFKKT
- the LOC106568934 gene encoding retinol-binding protein 1 isoform X2, which codes for MPVDLNGYWKMISNNNFEEYLKALDVNVAIRKIATLLKPDKDISHDGDHIVIKTLSTFKNYNMDFHVGKEFEEDLSGVDDRKCMKGEKEGRGWTHWVEGDELHLELRACGAVCKQVFKKT